A stretch of the Takifugu flavidus isolate HTHZ2018 chromosome 1, ASM371156v2, whole genome shotgun sequence genome encodes the following:
- the usp9 gene encoding probable ubiquitin carboxyl-terminal hydrolase FAF-X isoform X6, with product MTATTRGSPVGGNESQGQAPDAQSQPPLPQNQTSSPNSSNENSPVSPTDEQGQGDGTHRLEKEEPAFPHADLAKLDDMINRPRWVVPVLPKGELEVLLEAAIDLSKKGLDVKCEACQRFFRDGLTISFTKILTDEAVSGWKFEIHRCIINNTHRLVELCVAKLSQDWFPLLELLAMATNPHCKFHIYNGTRPSESVPAGAQLADDELFARPPDPRSPKGWLVDLINKFGTLNGFQILHDRFMSGQALNVQIIAALIKPFGQCYEFLTLHTVKKYFLPVIEMVPQFLENLTDEELKKEAKNEAKNDALSMIIKSLKNLASRVPGQEETVKNLEIFRLKMILRLLQISSFNGKMNALNEVNKVISSVSYYTHRHNPEEEEWLTAERMAEWIQQNHILSIVLRDSLHQPQYVEKLEKILRFVIKEKALTMQDLDNIWAAQAGKHEAIVKNVHDLLAKLAWDFSPEQLDHLFDCFKASWTNASKKQREKLLELIRRLAEDDKDGVMAHKVLNLLWNLAHSDDVPVDIMDQALSAHIKILDYSCSQDRDTQKIQWIDRFIEELRTNDKWVIPALKQIREICSLFGEAPQNLSQTQRSPHVFYRHDLINQLQHNHALVTLVAENLSAYMETMRQLSKEEQAEFDPQTVRPGSRYSHVQEVQERLNFLRFLLKDGQLWLCAPQAKQIWKCLAENAVFLCDREACFKWYSKLMGDEPDLDPDINKDFFENNVLQLDPSLLTENGMKCFERFFKAVNCREGKLVAKRRAYMMDDLELIGLDYLWRVVIQGSDDIASRAIDLLKEIYTNLGPKLQVNQVEIHEDFIQSCFDRLKASYDTLCVLDGDKDSINCARQEAIRMVRVLTVLKEYINECDSDYHEERTILPMSRAFRGKHITLIIRFPNQGRQVDDLDIWSHTNDTIGSVRRNILNRIKANAAHTKIELFIGGEVVDPADDRKLIGQLNLKDKTLITAKLTQVSTNMPSSPDSSSDSSTGSPGNHGNHYSDGPNPEVESCLPGVIMSLHLRYISFLWQVADLGCNLNMPLLRDGARVLMKLMPPDNTTVENLRAICLDHAKLGENSLSPSLDSRFFGPSPSQVLYLIEVVYALLMPASATLGEDASDFQYNFLKSGGLPLVLSMLTRNNFLPSADMETRRGAYLNALKIAKLLLTAVGFGHVKAVAEACQPSADGNIPVSPINQATHDQALVLQNALQNIPNPASECMLRNVAIRLAQQISDESFFQASKYIPDICVIRAVQKIVWASGCGTIQLVFSSNEEISKIYEKTNAAKEPDGEDEQVCCEALEVMTLCFALTPTTLDTLSKEKAWQTFIIDLLLHCHSKSVRQMAQEQFFLMATRCCMGHRPLLFFITLLFTVLGSTAKERAKHAGDYFTLLRHLLNYAYNSNINLPNAEVLLNNEIDWLKRIRDEVKRTGETGVEETILEGHLGVTKELLAFQTQEKKYYIGCEKGGANLIKELIDDFIFPASNVYLQYMKSGEFPTEQAIPVCSTPASINAGFELLVALAVGCVRNLKQIVDTLTDMYYLGCETLTEWEYLPPVGPRPNKGFVGLKNAGATCYMNSVIQQLYMIPPIRNGILAIEGTGTDVDDDMSGDEKQENESNVDPRDEVFSYHHQFDDKPSSKSEDRKEYNIGVLRHLQVIFGHLAASRLQYYVPRGFWKQFRLWGEPVNLREQHDALEFFNSLVDSLDEALKALGHPAMLSKVLGGSFADQKICQGCPHRYECEESFTTLNVDIRNHQNLLDSMEQYVKGDLLEGANAYHCEKCNKKVDTVKRLLIKKLPPVLAIQLKRFDYDWERECAIKFNDYFEFPRELDMEPYTVAGVAKLEGDDVNPENQVIQQNEPSEPTPSGSSKYRLVGVLVHSGQASGGHYYSYIIQRNGGDGEKNRWYKFDDGDVTECKMDDEEEMKNQCFGGEYMGEVFDHMMKRMSYRRQKRWWNAYILFYERMDSLDKDNEIVKYISDLTISATKPHQVKMPGVIECSVRKQNVQFMHNRMQYSLEYFQFIKKLLTCNSVYLNPPPGQDHLLPEAEEIAMISAQLAARFLFSTGFHTKKVVRGPASDWYDALCILLRHSKNVRFWFAHNVLFAYPNRFSEYLLECPSAEVRGAFAKLIVFIAHFSLPDGSCPSPTASPGPSAQGCDNLSLSDHLLRAVLNLLRREVSEHGRHLQQYFNLFVMYANLGLAEKTQLLKLNVPATFMLVALDEGPGPPIKYQYAELGKLYTVVSQLVRCCDVSSRMQSSINGNPPLPNPYGDTNLTAPVMPVQPLVAEILFVRTSYVKKIIEDCSNSEETVKLLRFSCWENPQFSSTVLSELLWQVAYSYTYELRPYLDLLLQILLIEDSWQTHRIHNVLKGIPDDRDGLFDTIQRSKNHYQKRAYQCIKCMVALFSNCSVAYQILQSNGDLKRKWTWAVEWLGDELERRPYTGNPQYTYNNWSPPVQSNETSNGYFLERSHSARMTLAKACELCPEEEPDEQEAPDDQDTSPPEDTSLYPHSPGTTQFQQNNHPHGQPYTGPAAQHMNNPQRPGPASAPTPGPNQNPTPNPNPNPNPTLTPASTTPAPGPRAQENWESTEEVAPAPTTIPAPAPPKE from the exons ATGACGGCCACCACGCGTGGCTCTCCGGTGGGGGGCAATGAGAGCCAGGGCCAGGCACCCGATGCTCAGAGCCAGCCACCGTTGCCACAGAACCAG ACATCATCTCCTAACTCGTCAAATGAGAACTCTCCAGTGAGCCCAACAGATGAGCAAGGCCAAGGAGACGGGACACATCGGCTAGAGAAGGAGGAACCGGCCTTCCCACACGCCGACCTGGCCAAGCTGGACGACATGATCAACAG GCCTCGTTGGGTTGTGCCAGTTTTGCCAAAAGGAGAACTAGAAGTTCTTTTGGAAGCTGCAATCGACCTGAGTAAAAAAG gACTGGATGTGAAATGTGAGGCATGTCAGAGGTTTTTCCGAGATGGTCTAACAATCTCCTTTACCAAGATCCTGACAGATGAGGCCGTCAGTGGCTGGAAGTTTGAGATCCAC AGGTGCATCATCAATAACACCCACCGTTTAGTGGAGTTATGTGTGGCCAAGCTCTCTCAGGACTGGTTTCCACTGCTGGAGCTGTTGGCCATGGCAACGAACCCTCACTGCAAGTTCCACATATACAATGGCACTCGGCCTTCTGAATCTGTCCCAGCCGGGGCACAGCTTGCTGACGATGAGCTCTTTGCCCGACCACCGGATCCTCGCTCTCCTAAG GGCTGGTTGGTGGACTTGATAAACAAGTTTGGCACGTTAAATGGTTTTCAAATTTTGCACGATCGCTTCATGAGTGGCCAAGCACTGAACGTCCAGATCATCGCTGCACTTATAAA ACCTTTTGGCCAGTGTTACGAGTTCCTCACATTGCACACTGTAAAGAAGTACTTCCTTCCAGTCATTGAGATGGTTCCCCAGTTTCTAGAGAATCTGACAGATGAGGAGTTGAAAAAAGAGGCCAAGAATGAAGCCAAAAACGACGCACTGTCCATGATAATCAAGTCTCTGAAGAATCTGGCCTCCCGAGTACCTGGGCAGGAGGAGACTGTGAAGAATTTAGAAATTTTTAGGTTAAAAATGATACTTAG gtTATTGCAAATTTCTTCTTTTAATGGCAAAATGAATGCACTAAATGAAGTTAATAAGGTAATCTCTAGTGTGTCCTACTACACTCATCGGCAtaacccagaggaggaggaatggctGACTGCTGAACGCATGGCG GAGTGGATCCAACAGAACCACATCCTGTCTATTGTGCTGCGTGACAGTTTGCATCAGCCACAGTATGTTGAGAAACTGGAGAAGATCCTTCGCTTTGTCATCAAAGAGAAGGCTCTGACGATGCAGGACCTGGACAACATCTGGGCAGCGCAG GCTGGCAAACATGAGGCAATTGTAAAAAATGTACATGACCTGCTGGCAAAGCTGGCCTGGGACTTCTCACCAGAGCAGCTTGACCACCTATTTGACTGTTTCAAG GCAAGCTGGACCAATGCTAGCAAAAAGCAGCGTGAGAAACTGTTGGAACTCATCAGACGCTTGGCTGAAGATGATAAAGATGGGGTGATGGCCCACAAGGTCTTGAACCTGTTGTGGAATTTGGCACACAGTGATGACGTACCTGTAGATATCATGGACCAAGCTCTTAGTGCTCACATCAAAATACTAGACTACAGTTGCTCTCAG gacagagacacacagaagaTTCAATGGATAGATCGTTTCATAGAGGAGCTACGAACCAATGACAAGTGGGTGATTCCTGCCCTGAAGCAAATCAGAGAAATCTGCAGCCTCTTTGGTGAAGCCCCACAAAACCTCAG tcaaACCCAGAGAAGTCCTCATGTCTTTTACCGCCATGACCTTATCAACCAGCTTCAACACAACCATGCTCTGGTGACCCTGGTCGCTGAAAATCTTTCAGCTTACATGGAAACAATGAGGCAGTTGTCTAAAG AAGAACAAGCTGAGTTTGACCCTCAGACAGTCAGGCCAGGTAGCCGCTACAGCCATGTCCAGGAAGTCCAAGAACGACTTAACTTTTTGAG GTTCCTGCTAAAAGATGGCCAGTTGTGGTTGTGTGCCCCTCAAGCTAAGCAGATCTGGAAGTGTTTGGCTGAGAAtgcagtgtttttgtgtgatcGTGAGGCCTGCTTCAAGTG GTACTCCAAGCTCATGGGAGATGAGCCAGACCTGGATCCAGACATAAATAAGGACTTTTTTGAAAACAATGTCCTGCAGTTGGACCCTTCTCTATTAACAGAGAACGGCATGAAGTGCTTTGAGAGGTTCTTCAAGGCTGTCAACTGCAGGGAAGGCAAGCTGGTAGCAAAGCGCAGGGCCTATATGATGGATGATCTAGAGCTAATAGGCCTTGATTACCTCTGGAGG GTGGTAATACAAGGAAGTGATGACATTGCAAGCAGAGCCATAGATTTGCTAAAGGAGATCTACACCAATCTTGGACCAAAACTGCAAGTCAATCAG gTTGAAATTCACGAAGATTTCATCCAGTCATGTTTTGACCGTCTGAAGGCGTCCTATGACACCCTGTGTGTGTTAGATGGAGACAAAGACAGTATCAACTGTGCTCGTCAAGAGGCTATTCGCATGGTGCGAGTTCTCACTGTGCTTAAAGAGTACATCAATGAATGTGACAGTGACTACCACGAGGAGAGGACTATACTGCCCATGTCAAG AGCTTTCCGTGGGAAACATATCACTTTGATCATTCGTTTCCCAAACCAGGGGCGTCAGGTAGATGATTTGGATATCTGGTCACACACAAATGATACAATAGGCTCAGTACGGCGCAACATCCTGAACAGAATCAAGGCCAATGCTGCTCATACCAAAATTGAGCTATTTATTGGTGGAGAGGTTGTTGACCCCGCCGACGACAGGAAGCTGATTGGACAGCTCAATTTGAAAGACAAAACG CTGATTACAGCCAAGCTGACCCAGGTGAGTACCAACATGCCCTCCAGTCCAGACAGCTCCTCTGACTCATCTACTGGGTCCCCTGGCAACCATGGAAACCACTACAGTGATGGGCCCAACCCAGAAGTAGAAAGTTGTCTTCCTGGTGTG ATTATGTCCTTGCATTTGCGATACATCTCCTTCCTTTGGCAAGTAGCTGATCTGGGCTGCAACCTCAACATGCCACTACTTCGAGATGGAGCTCGGGTTCTTATGAAACTTATGCCCCCAG ATAACACTACAGTAGAAAATCTCAGAGCCATATGTTTGGACCATGCAAAACTTGGAGAGAACAGTCTCAGTCCATCACTTGACTCGAGATTTTTTGGACCTTCGCCTTCACAAGTCCTCTACCTCATAGAG GTTGTGTATGCTTTACTGATGCCAGCCAGTGCCACTCTGGGCGAGGACGCCAGTGATTTTCAGTACAACTTCTTAAAAAGTGGTGGCCTTCCCCTGGTATTGAGCATGCTTACCAGGAACAACTTCCTCCCTTCTGCAGATATGGAAACTCGGCGTGGGGCTTACCTCAATGCACTTAAAATTGCaaagctcctcctcacagctgtaGGATTTGGACATGTCAAAGCTGTAGCTGAAGCCTGCCAACCCAGTGCTGATGGAAATATTCCCGTGTCACCG ATAAATCAAGCTACTCACGACCAGGCTCTGGTCCTCCAGAATGCCTTACAAAACATCCCCAACCCTGCATCAGAATGCATGCTGCGCAATGTAGCCATCCGCCTGGCCCAACAGATATCTGATGAG AGCTTTTTCCAGGCATCAAAGTACATCCCAGATATATGTGTGATTCGTGCAGTTCAGAAAATAGTGTGGGCGTCAGGCTGCGGTACAATACAGCTTGTCTTCAGTTCAAATGAAGAAATTAGCAAGATATACGAGAAG ACAAATGCAGCTAAGGAGCCGGATGGAGAAGACGAGCAGGTGTGCTGCGAGGCCCTGGAAGTAATGACATTATGCTTTGCCCTCACGCCCACAACTCTGGACACACTCAGTAAGGAGAAGGCTTGGCAGACTTTTATCATAGACTTGCTTCTGCACTGCCACAGCAA ATCTGTACGTCAGATGGCACAGGAACAGTTTTTCCTAATGGCAACTCGATGTTGCATGGGTCATCGACCCCTGCTGTTCTtcatcaccctcctcttcactgTGCTAGGG AGTACAGCCAAAGAGCGCGCCAAACATGCTGGGGACTACTTCACCTTACTCAGACATCTTTTGAACTATGCCTATAATAGCAACATCAACCTTCCAAATGCTGAAGTGCTCCTCAACAATGAAATTGACTGGCTGAAAAGGATACGG GATGAGGTTAAACGGACGGGAGAGACTGGTGTTGAAGAGACCATCTTGGAGGGACACCTTGGAGTCACAAAGGAGCTTTTAGCATTCCAGACACAGGAGAAGAAATATTACATTGGCTGTGAAAAGGGGGGAGCAAATCTCATTAAG GAGTTGATTGATGACTTCATCTTCCCGGCGTCCAATGTTTACCTTCAGTACATGAAAAGTGGAGAGTTTCCCACCGAGCAGGCCATCCCAGTCTGCAGCACCCCTGCTTCTATCAATGCTGGCTTTGAACTATTGGTAGCATTGGCAGTAGGCTGTGTCCGTAACCTCAAGCAAATAGTTGATACCCTGACTGACATGTACTACTTGG gtTGTGAGACACTAACAGAATGGGAGTACTTGCCTCCAGTTGGGCCACGGCCTAATAAAGGCTTTGTGGGACTGAAGAATGCTGGGGCCACCTGTTACATGAACTCAGTCATTCAGCAGCTATACATGATCCCTCCCATCCGCAATGGCATCCTCGCCATCGAGGGGACGGGCACTGATGTGGATGATGACATGTCTGGAGAtgagaagcaggaaaatgag AGTAATGTGGATCCTCGGGATGAAGTATTCAGCTACCACCATCAATTTGATGATAAACCCTCCAGTAAGTCAGAAGACAGGAAAGAATACAACATCGGGGTATTGCGGCATCTGCAAGTCATTTTTGGACATTTGGCCGCCTCACGGCTGCAGTACTATGTTCCAAGGGGGTTCTGGAAACAGTTCAG attGTGGGGTGAGCCAGTGAACCTGCGAGAGCAACATGATGCCCTCGAGTTTTTCAACTCTCTGGTAGACAGTTTAGATGAAGCCCTGAAAGCCCTGGGCCACCCTGCCATGCTCAGCAAGGTGCTGGGAGGATCATTTGCTGACCAAAAGATTTGTCAGGGGTGCCCACACAG GTACGAGTGTGAGGAGTCATTCACAACTCTGAATGTAGACATCAGAAACCACCAGAACCTGTTGGATTCCATGGAGCAATATGTTAAAGGAGATTTGCTGGAGGGAGCCAACGCTTACCACTGTGAAAAGTGTAATAAGAAG GTGGATACGGTGAAGCGCCTCCTGATTAAGAAGCTGCCACCTGTCCTGGCTATTCAACTGAAGCGCTTTGACTATgactgggagagagagtgtgccATCAAGTTTAATGACTACTTTGAGTTCCCCAGGGAGCTGGACATGGAGCCATACACTGTAGCAGGTGTGGCCAAGCTCGAGGGAGACGACGTTAACCCGGAGAATCAGGTCATCCAACAGAATGAGCCCTCTGAACCGACACCTTCAGGGAGCTCCAAGTATCGTCTGGTGGGAGTGCTGGTACACTCAGGACAGGCCAGCGGTGGGCACTATTATTCCTACATAATTCAGAGGAACGGAGGAGATGGTGAGAAAAACCGCTGGTACAAATTTGATGACGGCGACGTGACTGAGTGCAAGATGGACGatgaggaggaaatgaagaaccaATGTTTTGGAGGAGAGTACATGGGCGAGGTGTTTGATCacatgatgaagaggatgtCATATCGAAGACAGAAACGGTGGTGGAATGCCTACATCCTGTTTTATGAGAGAATGGACTCACTTGACAAGGACAACGAGATTGTGAAATACATCTCTGATTTGACCATCTCCGCCACAAAACCTCATCAGGTCAAGATGCCTGGTGTCATCGAGTGCAGCGTCCGCAAGCAGAACGTCCAGTTCATGCATAATCGAATGCAATACAGCCTGGAATATTTCCAGTTCATTAAGAAACTTCTGACCTGTAACAGTGTCTATTTAAACCCTCCTCCAG GACAAGATCATCTTCTCCCAGAAGCTGAGGAAATTGCAATGATCAGTGCTCAGCTTGCTGCCAGGTTCCTCTTCAGTACAGGTTTTCACACCAAAAAAGTCGTGCGGGGCCCTGCCAGTGACTG GTATGATGCCCTCTGCATCCTGCTGAGACACAGTAAGAATGTACGCTTCTGGTTTGCACACAACGTTTTGTTTGCGTACCCTAACCGCTTCTCGGAGTACCTGCTGGAGTGCCCCAGCGCTGAGGTCCGTGGTGCTTTTGCCAAGCTCATCGTCTTCATAGCTCACTTTTCCCTGCCAGACGGCTCGTGCCCCTCCCCGACAGCCTCACCCGGACCTTCTGCTCAG GGTTGTGATAACCTCAGTTTAAGCGACCACCTGTTGAGAGCCGTACTCAACCTGCTCCGAAGAGAGGTTTCCGAACACGGCCGTCACCTGCAGCAGTACTTCAACCTCTTTGTCATGTATGCCAACCTCG gCCTGGCAGAGAAGACCCAGCTCTTGAAGCTGAACGTTCCAGCTACTTTCATGTTGGTCGCCCTGGATGAAGGTCCTGGCCCCCCAATTAAATACCAGTATGCTGAGCTGGGAAAACTCTACACTGTGGTCTCCCAGCTCGTGCGCTGCTGTGACGTGTCCTCGCGCATGCAGTCGTCCATAAATG GAAATCCTCCGCTCCCGAACCCATACGGGGACACCAACCTCACAGCTCCGGTGATGCCTGTGCAGCCACTGGTGGCAGAGATCCTGTTTGTGAGGACCAGCTATGTGAAGAAGATCATCGAGGATTGCAGCAACTCTGAGGAGACGGTGAAGCTGCTTCgcttcagctgctgggagaACCCTCAGTTCTCCTCCACCGTGCTCAGTGAGCTGCTCTGGCAG GTGGCCTACTCTTACACCTACGAGCTGAGGCCCTACTTGGACCTGCTGCTCCAGATTCTGCTGATTGAGGACTCCTGGCAGACGCACAG GATCCACAACGTGTTGAAGGGCATACCGGATGACAGAGATGGGCTCTTTGATACCATCCAGCGCTCAAAGAACCACTACCAGAAACGCGCCTACCAGTGCATCAAGTGCATGGTGGCGCTCTTCAGCAACTGTTCTGTGGCCTACCAGATCTTACAG AGTAATGGTGACCTGAAACGGAAGTGGACCTGGGCGGTGGAGTGGTTAGGGGACGAGCTGGAGAGGAGGCCTTATACTGGGAACCCTCAGTACACCTACAACAACTGGTCACCTCCAGTTCAGAGCAACGAGACCTCCAACGGCTACTTCCTGGAGCGCTCTCACAGCGCTCGCATGACATTGGCCAAAGCTTGTGAACTTTGTCCTGAAGAG GAGCCTGATGAGCAGGAGGCGCCTGATGATCAGGACACCTCCCCTCCTGAAGACACCTCTCTGTATCCACATTCTCCTGGGACAACCCAGTTTCAGCAG AACAACCACCCCCATGGGCAACCTTACACTGGTCCTGCTGCTCAGCACATGAACAACCCCCAGCGTCCTGGTCCTGCTTCTGCCCCGACTCCTGGCCCCAACCAGAACCCAACCccaaacccgaacccgaacccgaacccaaccctcACCCCTGCTAGCACCACTCCCGCACCAGGGCCACGAGCACAAGAAAACTGGGAGAGCACCGAGGAGGTCGCTCCTGCCCCGACCACGATACCAGCGCCCGCGCCACCGAaagaataa